A portion of the Blastochloris tepida genome contains these proteins:
- a CDS encoding YihY/virulence factor BrkB family protein has translation MLRLWRIGYDAFWRFVDDDGWALASHVALSSLMALFPFLIFVTALAGFFGSKDLADEAVRIILEAWPQQVASPIAREIHSVLTRVRTDVLTVGVVLALYFASNGVESLRIGLNRAYSVKETRPWYFLRLESIGYVLVGSMAMLAVSFLVVLGPLAWATAVRLAPALEPLGWTVTFIRLAAAASVLVMTLIVVHLWLPAGRRTIGDVWPGIVVTLLLWLGAGAAFGRYLAEFASNYVTTYAGLASVMIALAFLYFAAAIFVYGGELNSVIEEERRGLR, from the coding sequence ATGCTGCGGCTGTGGCGAATCGGCTACGACGCGTTCTGGCGGTTCGTGGACGATGACGGCTGGGCGCTGGCCAGCCACGTCGCGCTGTCCAGCCTGATGGCGCTGTTCCCGTTCCTGATCTTCGTGACCGCGCTGGCCGGCTTCTTCGGCTCCAAGGATCTGGCCGACGAGGCGGTGCGCATCATTCTCGAAGCCTGGCCGCAGCAGGTGGCGAGCCCGATCGCCCGCGAGATCCACAGCGTGCTGACCCGCGTGCGAACCGATGTGCTCACCGTCGGCGTGGTGCTGGCGCTGTACTTCGCCTCGAACGGCGTCGAATCGCTGCGCATCGGGCTCAACCGCGCCTACAGCGTCAAGGAGACTCGGCCCTGGTACTTCCTGCGGCTGGAATCGATCGGCTACGTGCTGGTCGGCTCGATGGCGATGCTGGCGGTGTCGTTCCTGGTGGTGCTGGGGCCCTTGGCCTGGGCCACCGCGGTGCGCCTTGCCCCGGCGCTGGAGCCGCTCGGCTGGACCGTGACCTTCATCCGGCTGGCGGCGGCGGCCTCGGTGCTGGTGATGACGCTGATCGTCGTGCACCTGTGGCTGCCGGCGGGACGGCGCACCATCGGCGACGTGTGGCCGGGCATCGTGGTGACGCTGCTCTTGTGGCTCGGCGCGGGCGCTGCCTTCGGCCGCTATCTTGCGGAATTCGCCTCGAACTACGTCACCACCTATGCCGGCCTTGCCTCGGTGATGATCGCGCTGGCGTTCCTCTATTTCGCCGCGGCGATCTTCGTCTATGGCGGCGAACTCAACTCGGTGATCGAGGAGGAGCGCCGCGGCCTGCGGTGA
- the rpmF gene encoding 50S ribosomal protein L32, translated as MAVPKKKTSPSRRGMRRSADGLKAPTYVEDKDSGELRRPHHLDRKTGMYRGRQILTPKAEY; from the coding sequence ATGGCTGTTCCGAAGAAGAAGACCTCGCCGTCGCGGCGGGGCATGCGCCGCTCCGCCGACGGGCTGAAGGCGCCGACCTATGTCGAGGACAAGGACTCGGGCGAGCTTCGCCGTCCGCACCACCTCGACCGCAAGACCGGCATGTATCGCGGCCGGCAGATTCTGACGCCCAAGGCCGAGTACTGA
- a CDS encoding polyprenyl synthetase family protein, whose product MSNVISPAAFSARLADVAAATETALETLLADGPEAKGSDRLVAAMRYGALAGGKRFRPFLVIETAALFGVPLEAAMPTACALELVHCYSLVHDDLPAMDNDALRRGRPTTHIAFDEATAILAGDALMTLAFDVLASETAHPDPAVRVALVLGLARNSGVGGMAGGQMRDLAAEGRFAADRKPLALSEAEVLELQAMKTGALLAYACHAGALIGGASAAETAALAAYSNALGVAFQIADDLLDAEGDAATTGKAVGKDATLGKATLISLMGTERAHARLEELVGEAAAALAPFGARAGMLAAAARFVADRKA is encoded by the coding sequence ATGTCTAACGTGATCAGCCCGGCCGCCTTTTCGGCCCGCCTCGCCGACGTTGCCGCCGCCACCGAAACGGCGCTCGAAACGCTCCTGGCCGACGGGCCCGAGGCGAAGGGAAGCGACCGACTGGTCGCGGCGATGCGCTATGGCGCTCTCGCCGGCGGCAAGCGGTTCCGGCCGTTCCTGGTGATCGAGACCGCCGCGCTGTTCGGCGTGCCGCTCGAAGCGGCGATGCCGACGGCGTGCGCGCTCGAACTGGTGCACTGCTATTCGCTGGTCCATGACGACCTGCCGGCGATGGACAATGACGCGCTGCGCCGCGGCCGGCCGACCACCCACATCGCCTTCGACGAGGCCACCGCCATCCTGGCGGGCGACGCGCTGATGACGCTGGCCTTCGACGTGCTGGCGAGCGAGACCGCCCATCCCGACCCCGCGGTCCGCGTCGCGCTGGTGCTGGGGCTCGCCCGCAATTCGGGGGTGGGCGGCATGGCCGGCGGCCAGATGCGCGACCTCGCGGCCGAGGGCCGGTTTGCCGCCGACCGCAAGCCGTTGGCGCTGTCGGAGGCCGAGGTGCTGGAGCTGCAGGCGATGAAGACCGGGGCGCTCCTGGCCTATGCCTGCCATGCCGGGGCGCTGATCGGCGGCGCTTCCGCGGCCGAGACGGCGGCGCTTGCCGCCTATTCGAACGCGCTCGGCGTGGCGTTCCAGATCGCCGACGATCTGCTCGACGCCGAGGGCGACGCCGCCACCACCGGCAAGGCGGTGGGCAAGGACGCAACTCTCGGCAAGGCGACGCTGATCAGCCTGATGGGCACCGAGCGCGCCCACGCCCGGCTGGAGGAGTTGGTGGGCGAAGCCGCCGCCGCCCTCGCGCCGTTCGGCGCGCGCGCCGGCATGCTGGCCGCCGCCGCCCGCTTCGTCGCCGACCGCAAGGCCTAG
- a CDS encoding IS481 family transposase: MDTHKNARLTPKGREVMVGAVVDGGLTNAEAARRYNTTPKTVAKWVGRFRAEGVDGLRDRSSRPLSSPGQTAPATCAAVEALRRQRCTGKQIAAELGLSPATVSRILRRRGLNKLSALEPAEPVRRYERQHPGEIIHIDIKKLGRFNTVGHRITGDRSGQSNSRGVGWECLHLAIDDHSRVAYSEILPDEKRPSCLRFLFNALRFFRAHGVKVQRVMTDNGASFRSFRYARALRLLEIKHLRTKPYTPKTNGKAERFVQTSLREWAYAKAYLHSDQRAAELPIWLHRYNWHRPHGSLQAKTPISRLGLTEDNLLRLHS; encoded by the coding sequence ATGGACACTCACAAGAATGCTCGCCTGACCCCGAAAGGTCGAGAGGTGATGGTGGGCGCCGTGGTGGATGGCGGACTGACCAATGCCGAGGCCGCGCGTCGCTACAACACCACGCCGAAGACGGTCGCCAAATGGGTCGGGCGCTTCCGCGCCGAGGGTGTCGATGGTTTGCGCGACCGCTCCTCCAGGCCGCTTTCATCGCCAGGCCAAACAGCGCCCGCCACGTGCGCTGCGGTCGAGGCGTTGCGCCGCCAGCGCTGCACCGGCAAGCAGATCGCGGCCGAGCTCGGCCTCTCGCCGGCCACCGTCAGCCGTATCCTGCGGCGGCGCGGCTTGAACAAGCTCAGCGCCCTGGAGCCGGCCGAACCGGTCCGGCGCTACGAACGCCAGCATCCCGGCGAGATCATTCACATCGACATCAAAAAGCTCGGCCGGTTCAACACGGTGGGCCACCGCATCACCGGCGATCGCAGCGGGCAAAGCAACAGCCGCGGGGTCGGCTGGGAGTGCCTGCATCTCGCCATCGACGATCATTCGCGGGTCGCCTACTCGGAAATCCTGCCCGACGAAAAGCGCCCGTCCTGTCTGCGCTTTCTGTTCAATGCACTGCGCTTCTTCAGGGCCCATGGCGTCAAGGTTCAGCGCGTGATGACCGACAACGGCGCCAGCTTCCGCTCCTTCCGCTATGCCAGGGCGCTGCGCCTACTCGAGATCAAGCACCTGCGCACCAAGCCGTATACGCCCAAGACCAACGGCAAGGCCGAGCGCTTCGTCCAAACGAGCTTGCGCGAATGGGCCTACGCCAAAGCTTATCTGCACTCCGATCAGCGCGCCGCAGAGCTGCCGATCTGGCTGCATCGCTACAATTGGCACAGGCCCCATGGTAGCTTGCAAGCCAAGACACCCATCAGCCGCCTCGGTCTGACCGAGGACAACCTGTTGAGGCTCCACAGCTAG
- a CDS encoding potassium transporter Kup: MNNKIEAAPSGRDTPERPKSEPAPDGAPPPENHPASEGLPPPAGSAGLPAVREPASREHRVTAGVATLALGSLGVVYGDIGTSPLYAFREAVVAASGHGAVDRAAVIGILSLILWSLILVVTVKYVVILLRADNNGEGGTLTLVALAQRALGRSNNLVILLGIAGAALFYGDSIITPAISVLSAVEGLELIAPALEPVVVPITLVILIALFAVQSHGTGRVAAFFGPIMAIWFATLAATGLSHITDDPAVFAALNPLEGVAFLVTHGKVALITLGAVCLVVTGAEALYADLGHFGRKPIRIAWLGFVFPALVLNYFGQGALVLAHPEAIENPFYRMAPDWALVPMIVLATLATVIASQAVITGAYSLTRQGVQLGLMPRLSVHYTSESHAGQFYMPRVNWFLLAGVVALVLLFQRSGDLAAAYGIAVTSSMAVDAMLAFIVVWKIWGWHRAAAAALILPFLFIDLSFVAANTLKFVQGGYVPVALGLFLALLMWTWVKGTRILFEKTRKSHVALTGLVASLERRPPPRVPGTAVFLTTDAETAPSALLHNLKHNKVLHEKNLIVTVASADEPRVPDDERAVVECLSPSFMRIRLTFGYMESPNVPRGLALARKLGVSFDIMSTSFFLSRRSLRPAAEPGMPLWQDHLFILLSKTASDATDFFQIPAGRVVEVGTQITV, translated from the coding sequence ATGAACAACAAGATCGAGGCCGCCCCCTCGGGCCGCGATACGCCGGAACGCCCAAAGAGCGAGCCCGCTCCGGACGGCGCGCCGCCCCCCGAAAACCATCCGGCCTCGGAAGGCCTGCCGCCGCCGGCGGGCTCGGCCGGGCTGCCGGCCGTGCGCGAGCCGGCAAGCCGCGAGCACCGGGTGACGGCCGGGGTCGCCACCCTGGCGCTGGGCTCGCTCGGCGTCGTCTATGGCGACATCGGCACCAGCCCGCTCTATGCGTTCCGCGAGGCGGTGGTGGCGGCGAGCGGCCATGGCGCGGTCGACCGCGCGGCGGTGATCGGCATCCTGTCGCTGATCCTGTGGTCGCTGATCCTGGTGGTGACGGTCAAATACGTCGTCATTCTGCTGCGCGCCGACAACAATGGCGAAGGCGGCACGCTGACGCTGGTGGCGCTCGCCCAGCGGGCGCTGGGGCGCAGCAACAATCTGGTGATCCTGCTCGGCATCGCCGGCGCAGCGCTGTTCTATGGCGATTCGATCATCACCCCGGCGATCTCGGTGCTGTCGGCGGTCGAGGGCCTGGAGCTGATCGCCCCGGCGCTGGAGCCGGTGGTGGTGCCGATCACGCTGGTCATCCTGATCGCGCTGTTCGCGGTCCAAAGCCATGGCACCGGCCGCGTCGCGGCGTTCTTCGGGCCGATCATGGCGATCTGGTTCGCAACGCTGGCCGCCACCGGCCTGAGCCACATCACCGACGATCCGGCGGTGTTCGCGGCGCTCAATCCGCTGGAGGGCGTGGCGTTTCTCGTCACCCACGGCAAGGTGGCGCTGATCACCCTGGGCGCGGTGTGTCTGGTGGTCACCGGTGCCGAGGCGCTCTATGCCGATCTCGGCCATTTCGGCCGGAAACCGATCCGCATCGCCTGGCTCGGCTTCGTTTTCCCGGCGCTGGTACTCAACTATTTCGGCCAGGGCGCGCTGGTGCTCGCCCACCCCGAGGCGATCGAGAACCCGTTCTACCGCATGGCGCCGGACTGGGCGCTGGTGCCGATGATCGTGCTGGCGACGCTTGCCACCGTCATCGCCAGCCAGGCGGTGATCACCGGCGCCTATTCGCTGACCCGCCAGGGCGTGCAGCTCGGCCTGATGCCGCGGCTGTCGGTGCACTACACCTCCGAGAGCCACGCCGGCCAGTTCTACATGCCGCGTGTGAACTGGTTCCTGCTCGCCGGCGTGGTGGCGCTGGTGCTGCTGTTCCAGCGCTCGGGCGACCTCGCCGCCGCCTACGGCATCGCGGTGACGTCATCGATGGCGGTGGACGCCATGCTGGCCTTCATCGTGGTCTGGAAGATCTGGGGCTGGCACCGCGCCGCCGCTGCCGCGCTGATCCTGCCGTTCCTGTTCATCGACCTGTCGTTCGTGGCCGCCAACACGCTGAAGTTCGTCCAGGGCGGCTATGTGCCGGTGGCGCTCGGCCTGTTCCTGGCGCTCCTGATGTGGACCTGGGTCAAGGGCACCCGCATCCTGTTCGAGAAGACCCGCAAGTCCCACGTCGCGCTCACCGGCCTCGTCGCCTCGCTGGAACGCCGGCCGCCGCCGCGGGTGCCGGGCACCGCGGTCTTCCTCACCACCGACGCGGAGACCGCGCCCAGCGCGCTGCTGCACAATCTCAAGCACAACAAGGTGCTGCACGAGAAGAACCTGATCGTCACCGTCGCCAGCGCCGACGAGCCGCGGGTGCCGGACGACGAGCGGGCGGTGGTGGAATGCCTGTCGCCGAGCTTCATGCGCATCCGGCTGACCTTCGGCTACATGGAGTCACCGAACGTGCCGCGCGGCCTGGCGCTGGCGCGCAAGCTGGGCGTCAGCTTCGACATCATGTCGACGTCGTTCTTTCTGTCGCGCCGCTCGCTCCGGCCCGCGGCCGAACCCGGCATGCCGCTGTGGCAGGACCACCTGTTCATCCTGCTGTCCAAGACGGCGAGCGACGCCACCGACTTCTTCCAGATCCCGGCCGGCCGGGTGGTGGAGGTCGGCACCCAGATCACGGTGTAG
- the ispG gene encoding flavodoxin-dependent (E)-4-hydroxy-3-methylbut-2-enyl-diphosphate synthase produces MNAPLTAPADIQLDNIPVSLAVSDAGPAPRRKSVAVSVGGVQVGGGAPVVVQSMTNTDTADVEATAEQVAALARTGSELVRITVDREEAAAAVPLIRDRLDRMGVDVPLIGDFHYVGHKLLAEYPACAEALAKYRINPGNVGFKDKKDKQFATIVELAAKYGKAVRIGVNWGSLDQELLTHLMDINARTDRPADVRAVTREAMVQSALLSAARAEEIGLGRDRIVLSGKVSAVQDLIAVYRELGRRSDYALHLGLTEAGMGSKGIVASAAALSVLLQEGIGDTIRVSLTPEPGTSRTLEVKVAQEILQTMGFRTFVPLVASCPGCGRTTSTTFQELAKTIQTYILDRMPEWRKTFPGVETLQVAVMGCIVNGPGESKHADIGISLPGSGEAPTAPVFIDGKKAATLRGPTMAADFQTMVEEYVVRRFGDGTGSATF; encoded by the coding sequence ATGAACGCGCCCCTGACGGCCCCGGCCGACATCCAACTCGACAACATCCCGGTCAGCCTGGCGGTTTCCGACGCCGGGCCGGCGCCCCGCCGCAAGTCCGTCGCCGTCTCGGTCGGCGGCGTTCAGGTCGGCGGCGGCGCCCCGGTGGTGGTGCAGTCGATGACCAACACCGACACCGCCGATGTCGAGGCCACCGCCGAGCAGGTGGCGGCGCTGGCGCGGACCGGCTCGGAGCTGGTGCGCATCACCGTCGACCGCGAGGAGGCCGCCGCCGCGGTGCCGCTGATCCGCGACCGGCTCGACCGCATGGGCGTCGACGTGCCGCTGATCGGCGACTTCCATTATGTCGGCCACAAGCTGCTGGCCGAATATCCGGCCTGCGCCGAGGCCCTGGCGAAGTACCGCATCAACCCCGGCAATGTCGGCTTCAAGGACAAGAAGGACAAGCAGTTCGCCACCATCGTCGAGCTTGCCGCGAAATACGGCAAGGCGGTGCGGATCGGCGTCAACTGGGGCTCGCTCGACCAGGAGCTGCTGACCCATCTGATGGACATCAACGCCCGCACCGACCGGCCGGCCGATGTGCGCGCGGTCACCCGCGAGGCGATGGTGCAGTCGGCGCTGCTGTCGGCGGCGCGCGCCGAGGAGATCGGCCTGGGCCGCGACCGCATCGTGCTGTCGGGCAAGGTGTCGGCGGTGCAGGACCTGATCGCGGTCTATCGCGAGCTCGGCCGCCGCTCCGACTATGCGCTGCATCTCGGCCTCACCGAGGCCGGCATGGGCTCCAAGGGCATCGTCGCCTCGGCGGCGGCGCTGTCGGTGCTGCTGCAGGAGGGCATCGGCGACACCATCCGCGTCTCGCTGACGCCGGAACCCGGTACCAGCCGCACGCTGGAGGTCAAGGTGGCGCAGGAGATCCTGCAGACCATGGGCTTCCGTACCTTCGTGCCGCTGGTCGCCTCCTGCCCCGGCTGCGGGCGCACCACCTCCACCACCTTCCAGGAGCTGGCCAAGACCATCCAGACCTACATCCTGGACCGCATGCCGGAGTGGCGGAAGACGTTCCCCGGCGTCGAGACGCTGCAGGTGGCGGTGATGGGCTGCATCGTCAACGGCCCCGGCGAATCCAAGCACGCCGACATCGGCATCTCGCTGCCCGGCAGCGGCGAGGCGCCGACCGCGCCGGTGTTCATCGACGGCAAGAAGGCGGCAACCCTGCGCGGCCCGACGATGGCCGCCGACTTCCAGACCATGGTCGAGGAATATGTCGTGCGCCGGTTCGGCGACGGCACCGGCTCCGCGACCTTCTGA
- a CDS encoding transcriptional repressor gives MSVSDDPHVLIESPTGGRRDGHVHGVHPCACQPRDVAAVLADAEATCSGRERRLTPMRRRVLEALAASEVPLGAYDIIDRLGRHGVRPAPISVYRALDFLVAEGFVHRLESRNAFIVCTHRHGAGEPVVFLICERCGATAEASSPDLQHAIQAAAAGRDFAARAPVIEVPGLCASCRRP, from the coding sequence ATGTCCGTGTCCGATGACCCCCACGTCCTGATCGAGAGCCCGACCGGCGGCCGCCGGGACGGACATGTCCACGGCGTGCACCCCTGCGCCTGCCAGCCGCGCGACGTGGCGGCGGTGCTGGCCGACGCCGAGGCGACGTGCAGCGGCCGCGAGCGGCGGCTGACGCCGATGCGGCGGCGGGTTCTGGAGGCGCTGGCGGCCAGCGAGGTGCCGCTCGGCGCCTATGACATCATCGACCGGCTCGGCCGGCACGGCGTGCGGCCGGCGCCGATCTCGGTCTACCGGGCGCTCGACTTTCTGGTCGCCGAAGGCTTCGTCCACCGGCTGGAGAGCCGCAACGCCTTCATCGTCTGCACCCACCGCCACGGCGCGGGCGAGCCGGTGGTGTTCCTGATCTGCGAGCGCTGCGGCGCCACCGCCGAGGCGAGCTCGCCCGACCTGCAGCACGCCATCCAGGCCGCCGCCGCCGGCCGGGACTTCGCGGCGCGGGCGCCGGTGATCGAGGTGCCGGGCCTGTGCGCCTCCTGCCGGCGGCCGTGA
- a CDS encoding Hsp70 family protein: MKQSPRRACGIDFGTSNSTLGVVEGTPRLVPLEGASTDLPTAVFYGIEHDTRFLIGRAAVAAYVEGHGGRLMRSLKSVLGTALIEETTQVHRRRIAFRDIVAAFVREVKARAEHQLGAPLGRVVMGRPVHFVDDDAEADARAEATLAEVAHHVGFKEVSFQYEPVAAALAYEQQVARETLALIADLGGGTADFTLVRLGPARREAADRASDLLANDGVRIGGTDYDQRLAMASVMPALGFGSRMARGDIDVPGGPYWDLATWSQVNRLYDPKAISQIRSTRRDAAQPELVDRLLHVIEMRRGHGILMAVEGAKIALSGDERAAIDLSWLEAGLTAEATREGFEESTARLTQRLADTVRRCLQAAGVQPDDVDALFFTGGTSAIPAVRATIRALVPQAEVVDGDRFGAVGTGLAVEAQRRYG, from the coding sequence ATGAAACAATCCCCCCGCCGCGCCTGTGGCATCGATTTCGGCACCTCCAACTCCACCCTCGGCGTCGTCGAAGGCACCCCGCGGCTGGTGCCGCTGGAGGGGGCGTCCACCGACCTTCCCACCGCGGTGTTCTACGGCATCGAGCACGACACCCGCTTCCTGATCGGCCGGGCAGCGGTGGCGGCCTATGTCGAGGGCCATGGCGGGCGGCTGATGCGCTCGCTGAAATCGGTGCTCGGCACCGCGCTGATCGAGGAGACGACGCAGGTCCACCGCCGCCGCATCGCCTTCCGCGACATCGTCGCCGCCTTCGTGCGCGAGGTGAAGGCGCGAGCCGAGCACCAGCTCGGCGCCCCGCTCGGCCGCGTGGTGATGGGCCGGCCGGTGCATTTCGTCGACGACGATGCGGAGGCCGACGCCCGCGCCGAGGCGACGCTCGCCGAGGTGGCGCACCATGTCGGCTTCAAGGAGGTGTCGTTCCAGTACGAGCCGGTGGCGGCGGCGCTGGCCTATGAGCAGCAGGTCGCGCGCGAGACGCTGGCGCTGATCGCCGACCTCGGCGGCGGCACCGCCGACTTCACCCTGGTACGGCTCGGCCCGGCGCGGCGCGAGGCCGCCGACCGCGCCTCGGACCTCTTGGCCAATGACGGCGTGCGCATCGGCGGCACCGACTACGACCAGCGGCTTGCCATGGCGAGCGTGATGCCGGCCCTCGGCTTCGGCTCGCGCATGGCGCGCGGCGACATCGACGTGCCGGGCGGGCCCTATTGGGATCTCGCCACCTGGTCGCAGGTCAACCGGCTCTATGACCCGAAGGCGATTTCGCAGATCCGCTCGACCCGCCGCGACGCGGCGCAGCCGGAACTGGTCGACCGGCTGCTGCACGTCATCGAGATGCGGCGCGGCCACGGCATCCTGATGGCGGTGGAGGGGGCCAAGATCGCGCTGTCGGGCGACGAGCGCGCCGCGATCGACCTCTCCTGGCTGGAGGCGGGGCTTACCGCCGAGGCAACGCGCGAGGGCTTCGAGGAGTCCACCGCACGCCTCACCCAGCGCCTTGCCGACACCGTGCGGCGCTGCCTTCAGGCGGCGGGCGTTCAGCCGGACGATGTCGATGCGCTGTTCTTCACCGGCGGCACCTCGGCCATTCCGGCGGTGCGCGCGACCATCCGGGCTCTGGTGCCGCAGGCTGAGGTGGTGGACGGCGACCGCTTCGGCGCGGTGGGCACCGGCTTGGCGGTGGAAGCGCAGCGACGGTATGGGTGA
- the leuC gene encoding 3-isopropylmalate dehydratase large subunit translates to MTKPRTLYDKIWDDHLVEVQPDGTCLLYIDRHLVHEVTSPQAFEGLRTAGRKVRAPKKTLAVVDHNVPTSDRSKGIDDAESALQVATLAENARDFGIEYYNEIDVRQGVVHVVGPEQGFTLPGTTIVCGDSHTSTHGAFGALAHGIGTSEVEHVLATQTLIQSKAKNMRVTVDGQLPPGVTAKDVVLAIIGEIGTAGGTGSVIEYAGEAIRSLSMEGRMTVCNMSIEGGARAGMIAPDEKTFAYIKDRPKAPKGAHWDAALRYWETLRTDEGAHFDHEIRLDGANLPPIVTWGTSPEDVVAITGVVPNPDDIADENKRASKWRALDYIGLKPGQKITDIPVDVVFVGSCTNGRIEDLREAAKVAAGKTVHAGVRALIVPGSGLVKAQAEAEGLDKIFTAAGFEWREPGCSMCLAMNPDRLQPGQRCASTSNRNFEGRQGFKGRTHLVSPAMAAAAAIAGRFVDVREWR, encoded by the coding sequence ATGACCAAGCCGCGCACGCTCTACGACAAGATCTGGGACGACCATCTGGTCGAGGTTCAGCCCGACGGAACGTGCCTGCTCTATATCGACCGCCACCTCGTCCACGAGGTGACGAGCCCGCAGGCGTTCGAGGGTCTGCGCACCGCCGGCCGCAAGGTGCGCGCCCCGAAGAAGACGCTCGCCGTGGTCGACCACAACGTGCCGACCTCCGACCGCTCCAAGGGCATCGACGATGCCGAGAGCGCGCTGCAGGTGGCGACGCTGGCCGAGAACGCCCGCGACTTCGGCATCGAGTATTACAACGAGATCGACGTCCGCCAGGGCGTGGTCCACGTGGTCGGCCCCGAGCAGGGCTTCACGCTGCCCGGCACCACCATCGTCTGCGGCGACAGCCACACCTCGACCCATGGCGCGTTCGGCGCGCTGGCCCACGGCATCGGCACCTCGGAGGTCGAGCACGTTCTCGCCACCCAGACGCTGATCCAGTCGAAGGCCAAGAACATGCGGGTGACGGTGGACGGCCAACTGCCGCCCGGCGTCACCGCCAAGGACGTGGTGCTCGCCATCATCGGCGAGATCGGCACCGCCGGCGGCACCGGCTCGGTGATCGAATATGCCGGCGAGGCCATCCGCTCGCTGTCGATGGAAGGCCGCATGACGGTCTGCAACATGTCGATCGAGGGCGGCGCCCGCGCCGGCATGATCGCACCCGACGAGAAGACGTTCGCCTATATCAAGGACCGCCCCAAGGCGCCGAAGGGCGCCCACTGGGACGCGGCGCTGCGCTATTGGGAAACGCTCCGCACCGACGAGGGCGCCCACTTCGACCACGAGATCCGGCTCGACGGCGCCAATCTGCCGCCGATCGTCACCTGGGGCACGTCGCCAGAGGACGTCGTCGCGATCACCGGCGTGGTGCCGAACCCCGACGACATCGCCGACGAAAACAAGCGCGCCTCCAAATGGCGGGCGCTGGACTATATCGGCCTCAAGCCCGGCCAGAAGATCACCGATATCCCGGTCGACGTGGTGTTCGTCGGCTCCTGCACCAATGGCCGCATCGAGGATCTGCGCGAGGCGGCGAAGGTCGCAGCCGGCAAGACCGTGCATGCCGGCGTGCGGGCGCTGATCGTGCCGGGCTCGGGGCTGGTGAAGGCGCAGGCCGAGGCCGAGGGGCTCGACAAGATCTTCACCGCCGCCGGCTTCGAGTGGCGTGAGCCCGGCTGCTCGATGTGCCTCGCCATGAACCCGGACCGGCTGCAGCCGGGCCAGCGCTGCGCCTCGACCTCGAACCGCAATTTCGAGGGCCGCCAGGGCTTCAAGGGCCGCACCCACCTCGTCTCGCCGGCGATGGCGGCGGCGGCAGCGATCGCCGGACGGTTCGTGGACGTGCGCGAGTGGCGCTGA